One window from the genome of Spirosoma rhododendri encodes:
- the arsM gene encoding arsenosugar biosynthesis arsenite methyltransferase ArsM, which produces MSYLDATVDVYRQAAEEPQVGLCCTTNPVWQLPGLSIPKRMLEMNYGCGSTVNPRDLVNSPTVMYVGVGGGMELLQFAYFSRRPGAIIGVDVVPEMLKACQDNLGEAEAQNDWFSSDFIDLREGSALDLPLPDNSVDVAAQNCLFNIFRVEDLHRALAETYRILKPHGRLVMSDPVCEQPMSDELRNDDRLRALCLTGSVPLQTYLDMIASVGFGTIEVRAKRAYRVLPPGQYATDELLYIESVEVCAIKDPMPTDGPCIFTGKTAIYYGSDTHFDDQKGHVLLPNQPLAVCDKTAGALARLNRNDLFISPSTYHYDGGGCC; this is translated from the coding sequence ATGAGTTACCTCGATGCCACCGTTGACGTGTACCGGCAGGCTGCCGAAGAACCACAGGTTGGGCTGTGCTGCACAACCAACCCCGTCTGGCAATTGCCGGGCCTGAGCATACCCAAACGGATGCTGGAGATGAACTACGGCTGCGGCAGCACCGTCAACCCCCGCGACCTGGTCAACAGCCCAACCGTGATGTACGTGGGCGTTGGGGGCGGCATGGAACTGCTTCAGTTCGCCTACTTTAGCCGCCGGCCGGGGGCTATCATCGGCGTCGACGTGGTGCCGGAAATGCTGAAGGCTTGCCAAGACAACCTGGGAGAAGCTGAAGCCCAGAACGACTGGTTCAGCAGCGACTTCATCGACCTACGCGAAGGCTCGGCCCTCGACCTGCCCCTACCCGACAACAGCGTCGACGTGGCCGCGCAGAACTGCCTGTTCAATATTTTCCGGGTCGAAGACCTGCACCGGGCACTGGCCGAAACCTACCGCATCCTGAAACCGCACGGTCGGCTCGTCATGTCGGATCCCGTTTGCGAACAGCCCATGTCCGACGAACTCCGTAACGACGACCGCCTTCGCGCCCTCTGCCTGACGGGGTCAGTACCGCTGCAAACCTACCTTGATATGATTGCAAGCGTGGGCTTCGGCACCATCGAAGTGCGGGCCAAACGCGCCTATCGGGTGCTGCCGCCGGGTCAGTACGCCACCGACGAGCTGCTGTATATCGAAAGCGTCGAAGTCTGCGCGATCAAAGACCCGATGCCCACCGACGGTCCCTGCATTTTCACCGGCAAAACGGCCATCTACTACGGCTCCGATACGCACTTCGACGATCAGAAAGGCCACGTCCTGCTGCCCAATCAGCCGCTGGCCGTCTGCGACAAAACCGCTGGTGCGCTGGCCCGGCTTAACCGCAACGACCTGTTCATTTCGCCCTCGACCTACCACTACGACGGCGGGGGCTGCTGTTAA
- a CDS encoding phosphatidylinositol-specific phospholipase C/glycerophosphodiester phosphodiesterase family protein: MRLHSLILLSFLSSTTSLFAQKIHAHNDYTQSRPFLNAYEQRADYIEADVWVQDGKLVVSHDKPASNAPTLDSLYLKPIAALFAKNDGRVSTDRTYTFGLMIDVKDDPTVVLPKLIELLQASLISFNRNANATAVQVIISGNRPRPEKFFDYPLLQFDGRPSEVYDQETLQKVAMISDNFQSYTRWNGTGELSGEDRDKLKRVIKRAHSDGKLVRFWAIPDQPDAWKVLRKIGVDIINTDRVADAAKALR; encoded by the coding sequence ATGCGCCTACATTCACTAATTCTGCTGAGTTTTCTGTCGTCGACAACCAGCCTGTTTGCCCAGAAAATACACGCTCACAACGACTATACCCAGTCACGTCCGTTCCTGAATGCCTACGAACAACGGGCCGACTACATCGAAGCCGACGTGTGGGTACAGGATGGCAAGCTGGTAGTGTCGCATGATAAGCCCGCTTCCAATGCGCCTACGCTTGATTCGCTGTATCTGAAACCGATCGCGGCCCTGTTTGCCAAAAACGACGGGCGGGTCAGTACCGACCGCACTTACACGTTTGGGCTGATGATCGACGTGAAAGACGACCCGACGGTGGTGCTGCCCAAACTGATCGAACTGCTGCAAGCCAGCCTGATCAGTTTCAACCGCAACGCCAACGCCACTGCCGTGCAGGTTATCATCAGCGGCAACCGCCCACGACCCGAGAAGTTTTTCGATTACCCGCTGCTTCAGTTCGACGGGCGGCCGAGCGAAGTATACGATCAGGAAACGCTGCAAAAGGTGGCGATGATTAGTGATAATTTCCAATCGTACACACGCTGGAACGGTACCGGCGAACTCTCCGGCGAAGATCGCGATAAGCTCAAGCGCGTCATCAAACGGGCGCACAGCGATGGTAAACTCGTTCGGTTCTGGGCCATTCCCGACCAGCCGGATGCCTGGAAAGTGCTCCGGAAAATTGGCGTCGACATCATCAACACCGACCGCGTCGCTGACGCGGCAAAGGCATTGCGTTAG
- the fabG gene encoding 3-oxoacyl-[acyl-carrier-protein] reductase, translating to MDLLKGKVALITGASRGIGRAMAQKFAQEGATVAFTYLSSVEKGQALEEELRQFGGQVKGYRSDASDHKAADELITQVIADFGKLDVLINNAGITKDGLLMRMSEEQWDAVINVNLKSVFNLTKAAIKPMMKAKAGSIINLTSVVGIRGNAGQANYAASKAGIIGFTKSVALELGSRNIRSNAIAPGFIETEMTGEINEKAVEEWKQQIPMKRGGQPDEVADCAVFLASDLSRYITGQVLQVDGGMLT from the coding sequence ATGGATTTACTGAAAGGCAAAGTGGCACTCATCACGGGTGCATCGCGGGGTATCGGCCGGGCCATGGCCCAGAAATTCGCGCAGGAAGGGGCTACCGTAGCCTTTACCTACCTGTCGAGCGTTGAAAAAGGGCAGGCGCTGGAAGAAGAACTCCGGCAGTTTGGCGGGCAGGTGAAAGGCTACCGCTCCGACGCGTCGGACCACAAAGCCGCCGACGAACTCATCACGCAGGTCATCGCCGACTTCGGCAAGCTCGACGTGCTGATCAACAACGCGGGAATTACCAAAGACGGGCTGCTGATGCGGATGTCGGAAGAACAATGGGACGCCGTTATCAACGTTAACCTAAAGTCGGTCTTTAACCTGACCAAAGCAGCCATCAAACCGATGATGAAAGCCAAAGCCGGGTCGATTATCAACCTGACGTCGGTGGTCGGTATCCGGGGCAACGCGGGGCAGGCCAACTACGCTGCGTCGAAGGCGGGCATCATCGGCTTCACCAAGTCGGTCGCGCTGGAACTGGGGTCGCGGAATATCCGCTCCAACGCCATCGCACCAGGCTTCATCGAAACCGAAATGACCGGCGAAATCAACGAAAAAGCCGTCGAAGAATGGAAGCAGCAAATCCCGATGAAACGGGGTGGTCAACCCGACGAGGTGGCCGACTGCGCCGTTTTTCTGGCGTCCGACCTCTCCCGCTACATCACCGGTCAGGTGTTGCAGGTCGACGGGGGGATGTTAACTTAG